One region of Clostridiaceae bacterium genomic DNA includes:
- a CDS encoding protein jag — MAYILEKSGKTVNEAISLALEELNVGREDVEVEIIEEGNKGIFGIGSRAAKVRVILKEKYIDKAKEFLTDVFEKMGILAEVEASEQEDAITINIRAEDSGIIIGRRGETLDALQYLTSLVVNKNSEVYKRVTLDIENYREKREETLLKLADRLAQKVIKNRRSITLEPMNPYERRIIHSALQGYKGVKTYSIGDEPNRKVVIALK, encoded by the coding sequence ATGGCTTATATTTTGGAAAAAAGCGGTAAGACAGTAAATGAAGCTATATCTCTTGCTCTTGAAGAACTTAATGTGGGAAGGGAAGATGTTGAGGTAGAAATTATTGAAGAGGGAAACAAAGGAATATTCGGAATAGGTAGCAGAGCAGCGAAGGTTAGAGTTATACTGAAAGAAAAGTATATCGACAAAGCCAAAGAATTTTTAACGGACGTTTTTGAGAAGATGGGTATATTAGCAGAGGTTGAAGCTTCAGAGCAAGAAGATGCAATTACTATTAATATAAGAGCGGAAGATAGTGGAATAATTATAGGAAGAAGAGGAGAAACCTTAGATGCCCTGCAGTATTTAACCAGCCTTGTAGTGAATAAGAATAGCGAAGTGTATAAGAGAGTGACTTTGGATATTGAAAACTATAGAGAAAAAAGGGAAGAAACATTGTTAAAACTTGCTGATAGATTGGCCCAAAAAGTAATAAAAAATAGAAGGAGCATTACTCTTGAACCTATGAATCCTTATGAAAGAAGAATAATACATTCAGCACTCCAGGGTTATAAAGGTGTAAAAACTTACAGCATAGGAGATGAACCTAACAGGAAAGTAGTAATAGCATTAAAATAA